From the genome of Emys orbicularis isolate rEmyOrb1 chromosome 17, rEmyOrb1.hap1, whole genome shotgun sequence, one region includes:
- the LOC135890780 gene encoding ras GTPase-activating protein 4-like gives MAKRSSLFIRVVEGKHLPAKDITGSSDPYCIVKIDNEAIIRTATVWKTLSPFWGEEYEVHLPPTFHSVSFYVMDEDALSRDDVIGKVCVTRDVLTAHPKGYSGWLNLTEIDPDEEVQGEIHLQIELLGSDAARKLRCSVFEARDLARKDRNGASDPFVRVRYNSKTQESSVVKKSCYPRWNETFEFDLDESATEKLCIEVWDWDLVSRNDFLGKVVFNIQGSQTIQQEEGWFRLRPDKSKPRVDEGNLGSLQLQVRLRDETVLPGSYYQPLVQLLCQEVKAGPKQDGKLCLITLIDETTTAECRQEVAINLVKLFLGQGLATEFLDLLFKLELDKTDEPNTLFRSNSLASKSMESFLKVAGMQYLHSVLGPTVNRVFDEKKYIELDPSKVEIKEVGCSGLHRIQTESEVIQQSTQHLQSYLTDLLITIAKSVRTCPATIRATFRQLFKRVEEHFPENKHKNVKFIAVTSFLCLRFFSPAIMSPKLFHLREKHADARTSRTLLLLAKAIQTVGNMDAAASRAKEGWMAPLQPTIQQSISQMKEFITKLIDIEEKEEVDQPKAQTLVVKEGPLFIHKSKGKGPLLSSSFKKLYFSLTSEALSFAKTPNSKKSSFITLSNIRAAEKVEEKSFGSSHVMQIIYADEAEQLEMAYLQCKCVNELNQWLSALRKVCVNNAEMLGSYHPGVFKGDKWSCCHQKAKTGLGCDQTRHGVTLQEWNDPLDPDLESQLIFRHLFGVRDLMREKYLEMLTEKNENVLLRQSGDPENVDGPTRLFQVLQDIEDAHHTAVFSSGTLADRDRNCLLELQT, from the exons CCGCGACGATGTTATCGGGAAAGTCTGTGTCACTCGGGACGTGCTGACTGCGCATCCGAAGG GCTACAGTGGCTGGCTGAACCTGACCGAAATCGATCCCGACGAGGAGGTGCAGGGGGAAATCCACCTCCAGATCGAGCTCCTGGGCAGCGACGCGGCGAGGAAGCTGCGCTGCAGCGTGTTTGAAGCCAG GGATTTGGCTCGGAAAGACCGGAACGGCGCTTCCGATCCCTTCGTCAGAGTTCGCTACAACAGCAAGACCCAGGAGAGCTCG GTGGTCAAGAAATCCTGCTACCCCCGCTGGAACGAGACCTTTGAGTTTGACCTGGACGAGTCAGCCACAGAGAAGCTCTGCATTGAGGTGTGGGACTGGGATCTCGTCAGCAGGAACGACTTCCTGGGGAAG GTGGTGTTTAATATCCAGGGGTCACAGACCATTCagcaagaggaaggatggttcaggcTGAGGCCAGATAAATCCAAGCCCAGAGTGGATGA AGGCAacctgggctccctgcagctgcaggTGAGGCTTCGAGATGAGACGGTGCTGCCAGGCAGTTACTACCAGCCTCTGGTCCAGCTGCTGTGCCAAGAAGTAAAAGCGGGGCCCAAG CAA GATGGGAAGCTTTGCTTAATCACCCTGATCGACGAAACCACGACGGCGGAGTGCAGGCAGGAAGTGGCCATCAACCTCGTCAAGCTCTTCCTAGGCCAAGGCTTGGCCACAGAGTTCCTGGATCTCCTCTTCAAGCTGGAGCTGGATAAAACGG ATGAGCCAAACACGTTATTCCGGAGCAACTCCCTGGCCTCGAAGTCGATGGAATCCTTTCTGAAG GTGGCAGGGATGCAGTATTTGCACAGTGTCCTGGGGCCGACAGTGAACCGAGTGTTTGACGAGAAGAAGTACATCGAGTTGGATCCCAGCAAGGTGGAGATTAAAGAGGTCGG GTGCTCCGGGCTCCATCGGATCCAGACGGAGAGCGAGGTGATCCAGCAGAGCACCCAGCACCTGCAGTCCTACCTGACCGACCTGCTCATCACCATTGCCAAGTCGGTGAGGACGTGTCCCGCCACCATCCGCGCCACCTTCAGGCAGCTCTTCAAGCGGGTCGAGGAGCACTTCCCGGAGAACAAACACAAG AACGTGAAGTTCATTGCCGTCACCAGCTTCCTCTGCCTCCGCTTCTTCTCTCCTGCCATCATGTCCCCCAAGCTCTTCCACCTGCGGGAGAAACATGCAGATGCCCGCACCAGTCGGACCCTGCTGCTCCTAGCCAAG GCTATCCAGACCGTGGGGAACATGGACGCTGCGGCCAGCCGGGCCAAGGAAGGCTGGATGGCCCCTCTGCAGCCCACCATCCAGCAGAGCATCTCCCAGATGAAGGAGTTCATCACCAAGCTCATAGACATCGAGGAGAAGGAAG AGGTGGACCAGCCGAAGGCACAGACACTGGTTGTGAAGGAGGGGCCTTTATTCATCCACAAGAGCAAAGGCAAAGGGCCGCTGCTGTCATCTTCCTTTAAGAAACTCTACTTCTCACTGACGAGCGAGGCCCTCAGCTTTGCCAAGACGCCCAACTCCAAG AAAAGCTCCTTCATCACCCTGTCCAACATCCGGGCGGCCGAGAAGGTGGAGGAGAAAAGCTTTGGCAGCTCCCATGTGATGCAGATCATCTATGCTGATGAGGCGGAGCAGTTGGAGATGGCCTATCTGCAGTGCAAG TGCGTCAATGAGCTGAACCAGTGGCTCTCGGCCCTGAGGAAAGTCTGCGTTAACAACGCCGAGATGCTGGGCTCCTATCACCCGGGAGTGTTCAAAGGAGACAAATGGAGCTGCTGCCACCAAAAGGCTAAAACAG GTTTGGGATGTGATCAAACCCGGCACGGAGTCACTCTGCAGGAATGGAATGACCCCCTGGATCCAGATCTAGAGTCTCAGTTAATTTTTAGACACCTGTTTGGAGTTAGAGACTTAATGAG GGAAAAGTATCTGGAGATGTTGACGGAGAAAAATGAAAACGTTCTTCTGCGCCAAAGTGGAG ACCCTGAAAATGTGGACGGACCCACAAGGCTATTCCAGGTGCTGCAGGACATCGAAGACGCCCATCACACAGCCGTCTTCAGCTCAGGCACCCTAGCTGACCGGGACAGAAACTGCCTCCTGGAGCTGCAGACGTGA